Proteins from one Mucilaginibacter jinjuensis genomic window:
- the gldG gene encoding gliding motility-associated ABC transporter substrate-binding protein GldG: MFTILKKEIVLYLSSMVAYITIGVFLIVLGLFLWVFPDTSILDYGYASLESLFNTVPYLFMFLIPAITMRSLAEERREGTFELLATRPVTFGQIIMGKYFACVLLVLFALLPTYVYYYSVTVLGNPQNNIDSGAVIGSYIGLFLLGASFVAIGMFASAITKNQIIAFTIAVFLSFFVYSGFDSMSQLLSLQNVGIEQLGISSHYSSVSRGVLDTRDLFYFIALTALFILLALGALKLQMQRKLWQTDIYVYAGVFVVAIVIAQFGFTRIDFTKEKRFTLSPVSQNMMDSLTTPVKVTVYLQGDNLPGGFKRLQRATRDMLSDMQAYSHRKLQFEFVDPLKGQSQSEQDSTIKNMMGGGIEPTNLSVKTDDGLIQKLIVPAAVITAGDKQVPVNLLQRRIGLGEDEVLNNSIQNLEYAFASGIKKAITGGNQQVGIIEGHHELDDVQLHDAINTLSSSFMVGRVDLKKISLADLLKVKLVVIAKPETPFTEIEKFKVDQYLMHGGRVLWTIDQVSAELDSLRGHGGEELAFNKQLNLDDQLFTYGVRINYDLIADLNSSQIPVATGSVGGQPQIQMVPWLFNPILVPVSRNPIVKNVDGITTQFISTIDTLGVKGVKKTILLTTSPYNNKITAPHMLSLAAIEQQPDPKAFQSAPKTVGVLLEGNFKSDFMNRPLPEGFTEQVNVLQKSEPAKMIVISDGDVFRNQLAADGSPYPLGYDHYTQQTSGNKTLLLNIVDYLTGDTRLIALRAKEIQIRLLNKARVRNEKLYWQLVNNIIPPALVLIFAIFQHYVRKRKYAH, translated from the coding sequence ATGTTCACAATACTAAAAAAAGAAATAGTACTATACCTCAGCTCAATGGTGGCATACATCACCATTGGCGTGTTTTTAATCGTCCTCGGATTGTTTTTATGGGTGTTCCCTGATACCAGTATACTGGATTATGGGTATGCCAGTTTGGAGAGCCTTTTTAATACGGTGCCATACCTGTTTATGTTCCTGATACCGGCTATAACCATGCGTTCGCTGGCTGAGGAGCGGAGGGAGGGAACATTTGAGTTACTGGCAACCCGGCCGGTTACCTTCGGGCAAATTATTATGGGCAAGTACTTTGCCTGTGTGCTGCTGGTGCTGTTTGCACTGTTGCCAACTTATGTTTATTACTACTCGGTTACGGTGCTGGGTAACCCGCAAAATAATATTGATAGCGGGGCTGTAATTGGCTCGTATATCGGGTTGTTTTTGCTGGGTGCTTCGTTTGTGGCTATTGGGATGTTTGCTTCGGCCATTACCAAAAACCAGATCATTGCATTTACTATCGCGGTGTTCCTGTCGTTTTTTGTGTATAGCGGGTTCGATTCAATGAGTCAGTTGCTGAGCCTGCAAAACGTTGGGATTGAGCAGTTGGGTATCAGCTCGCATTATAGTTCGGTAAGCCGGGGTGTGCTGGATACGCGCGATCTGTTTTATTTCATCGCCCTTACAGCTTTATTTATATTACTGGCACTCGGTGCATTGAAGCTACAGATGCAGCGCAAATTATGGCAAACCGATATTTACGTTTATGCCGGTGTATTTGTGGTAGCCATCGTGATTGCTCAATTTGGATTTACCCGTATCGATTTCACTAAAGAGAAGCGTTTTACCCTTTCGCCGGTGAGCCAGAACATGATGGATAGCCTTACAACACCGGTTAAGGTTACCGTGTATTTACAGGGCGATAATTTACCGGGTGGCTTTAAACGTTTGCAACGCGCCACGCGCGATATGCTGAGCGATATGCAGGCTTACAGTCACCGCAAACTACAATTCGAATTTGTTGACCCGCTGAAAGGACAGAGCCAAAGCGAGCAGGATAGCACCATTAAAAATATGATGGGCGGCGGTATTGAACCAACTAATCTTTCGGTTAAAACAGATGATGGTTTGATCCAGAAACTGATTGTTCCTGCTGCGGTAATTACAGCCGGCGATAAGCAGGTGCCGGTTAACTTACTGCAAAGACGCATCGGTTTGGGCGAGGATGAGGTACTTAACAATTCGATCCAAAACCTGGAGTATGCTTTTGCATCAGGAATAAAAAAAGCTATTACAGGTGGTAATCAGCAAGTAGGTATTATTGAAGGCCATCATGAATTGGATGATGTGCAATTGCATGATGCCATCAACACACTTTCGAGTAGCTTTATGGTGGGCAGGGTTGATCTGAAAAAGATCTCATTGGCCGATTTGCTAAAAGTTAAACTGGTAGTAATAGCCAAGCCCGAAACCCCTTTTACCGAAATAGAGAAATTTAAGGTAGACCAATACCTGATGCACGGCGGCCGCGTACTGTGGACCATTGACCAGGTAAGTGCCGAGCTGGACAGTCTGCGTGGGCACGGCGGCGAAGAGCTGGCTTTCAACAAGCAACTGAACCTCGACGACCAATTATTTACCTACGGTGTACGTATCAATTATGATCTGATTGCCGACCTGAATAGTTCTCAAATCCCCGTTGCCACAGGTAGTGTGGGCGGTCAGCCGCAGATCCAAATGGTGCCATGGTTGTTTAACCCGATACTGGTACCGGTATCGCGCAACCCGATTGTGAAAAATGTAGATGGTATCACCACGCAATTTATCAGTACGATAGATACTCTGGGCGTAAAAGGGGTGAAGAAAACCATCCTGTTAACCACTTCGCCATATAATAATAAAATTACAGCTCCGCACATGTTGTCGCTGGCGGCTATTGAGCAGCAGCCTGATCCGAAGGCTTTTCAAAGCGCGCCTAAAACGGTTGGGGTTTTGCTGGAAGGTAATTTCAAGTCTGACTTTATGAACCGCCCGTTGCCTGAAGGTTTTACAGAGCAGGTAAATGTGCTGCAAAAAAGTGAGCCTGCCAAAATGATCGTTATCAGCGATGGCGACGTATTCAGGAACCAATTGGCGGCTGATGGTTCGCCTTATCCTTTGGGTTACGATCATTATACCCAACAAACATCAGGCAATAAAACATTGTTATTAAATATTGTTGATTATCTTACCGGCGATACCAGATTAATAGCCCTTAGGGCCAAAGAAATCCAGATCAGATTGCTGAATAAAGCACGCGTACGGAACGAGAAATTATATTGGCAGCTGGTCAATAATATAATCCCGCCGGCGTTAGTGTTAATATTCGCTATTTTTCAACATTATGTCCGCAAACGAAAGTATGCGCATTAA
- the dnaN gene encoding DNA polymerase III subunit beta, which produces MRFIVSTSTLLKQLQSVSGALSNSTVLPILENFLFEIKDGNLTISATDLQTSMTTSLTVEAKENGRIAIPSRILLDTLKSLPEQPVAFSVDDKTFAIEINAGDGKYKLSGENGEDFPKIPVVENATSVNLPASVLAEAINKTIFAVSNDELRPAMTGVYAQLSTQYFTFVATDAHKLVRYRRKDAKAESTTSFILPKKALNLLKSSLPADDVNVAIEYNNTSAFFKFGNINLVCRLIDERYPDYEAVIPQNNTNKLTIDRLSFLGSLSRVAIYANKTTHQVRLKISGSELNISSEDIDFANEAHERLTCQYEGDDLEIGFNARFLIEMLKNLACEEINLEMSTPNRAGLLLPVGGDENEDVLMLVMPVMLNSYA; this is translated from the coding sequence ATGAGATTTATTGTTTCTACATCAACTTTACTAAAGCAACTACAGTCGGTAAGCGGCGCGTTAAGTAACAGCACCGTATTGCCTATTCTGGAAAACTTTTTATTTGAGATAAAAGACGGCAACCTTACCATATCTGCAACCGACCTGCAAACCAGCATGACCACATCGCTGACTGTAGAGGCCAAAGAGAACGGACGTATCGCTATCCCGTCGCGCATATTATTGGATACCCTTAAATCATTGCCAGAGCAGCCGGTGGCTTTTTCTGTGGATGATAAGACCTTCGCTATCGAGATTAACGCAGGCGATGGTAAATATAAACTGAGCGGCGAGAACGGTGAGGATTTTCCTAAAATCCCGGTTGTTGAAAATGCAACTTCGGTAAACCTGCCTGCATCTGTATTGGCCGAGGCAATTAACAAAACCATTTTTGCGGTTAGTAATGATGAGCTTCGCCCGGCTATGACTGGTGTTTACGCACAGTTATCAACCCAGTACTTTACCTTCGTAGCTACCGATGCCCACAAACTGGTACGTTACCGCCGTAAAGATGCCAAGGCCGAAAGCACAACATCATTCATCCTGCCTAAAAAAGCTTTAAACCTGTTAAAATCATCGCTACCTGCTGATGATGTTAACGTGGCTATTGAATACAACAATACCAGCGCTTTCTTCAAATTCGGTAATATCAATTTGGTTTGCCGTTTAATTGACGAGCGTTACCCGGATTACGAAGCTGTTATTCCGCAGAATAATACCAATAAACTGACTATCGATCGTTTATCGTTCTTAGGTTCATTAAGCCGTGTAGCTATTTACGCTAATAAAACCACCCACCAGGTAAGGTTGAAGATCAGCGGCAGCGAACTAAATATTTCATCAGAAGATATTGATTTTGCTAACGAAGCTCACGAGCGTTTAACCTGCCAGTACGAAGGTGATGATCTGGAAATTGGTTTCAATGCCCGTTTCCTGATCGAGATGCTGAAAAACCTGGCTTGCGAAGAAATTAACCTCGAAATGTCGACCCCTAACCGTGCAGGTTTATTGTTGCCTGTTGGTGGTGATGAAAACGAAGACGTTTTAATGCTGGTTATGCCGGTAATGCTGAACAGCTACGCATAA
- a CDS encoding DUF4397 domain-containing protein encodes MAEKRDQYIFNFLMLLLLAVVVVPFMASCGKTSDGTVNSYNSQLVMANLSQDAGPVDLYINNNIQNGTTPYRYPIASSYFYLNTIGSPIQIRSNGGTKPTLLTTDSVPRANAKYTLFITGIKNDGNLRYVFVVDTSVLPVVGRGRIRFINTSPRSSPLDVYANGTIAFKNIKLDSCTKFIDIPVGDYNFTVYANGDMSTILNTFRQTVGDGKLYTIYTYGIVGRTDSAAFNSGVITNK; translated from the coding sequence ATGGCAGAAAAGAGAGATCAGTATATATTTAATTTCCTGATGCTGTTGTTACTGGCAGTAGTGGTTGTTCCTTTTATGGCATCGTGCGGTAAAACTTCAGATGGTACGGTTAACAGTTACAATTCGCAGTTAGTGATGGCCAATTTAAGCCAGGATGCAGGCCCGGTTGATTTGTACATCAATAATAATATCCAGAACGGAACCACGCCTTATCGCTATCCAATAGCAAGTTCTTATTTTTATCTGAATACGATTGGTTCTCCCATACAAATAAGATCAAACGGCGGCACTAAACCTACCTTGCTTACCACAGACAGCGTGCCCCGCGCAAATGCTAAATACACCTTGTTTATTACCGGTATAAAAAATGATGGTAACCTTAGGTACGTTTTTGTTGTAGATACATCGGTTTTACCGGTTGTTGGCCGGGGAAGAATACGTTTTATTAATACCTCACCGAGATCGAGCCCGTTGGATGTTTATGCTAACGGTACAATCGCATTTAAAAACATAAAGCTCGATAGCTGCACAAAGTTTATAGATATACCTGTGGGCGACTATAATTTTACGGTATATGCCAATGGTGATATGAGTACCATATTAAATACATTCAGGCAAACGGTTGGTGATGGTAAGCTGTACACCATTTACACTTACGGCATAGTAGGGCGTACCGATAGTGCGGCCTTTAACTCGGGAGTTATTACTAATAAATAA